One Georgenia wutianyii DNA segment encodes these proteins:
- a CDS encoding aggregation-promoting factor C-terminal-like domain-containing protein encodes MHDALHRGRHREVTAAPKRLRTLARRGLHTTVIAVIAGGTLAFADAATPTAAELAASASLTPAAAVAEGEAIDRSALGASRFEARSALGGLVAVDLVVDGEVRELTSQAATVADLLAEAGVVVDQDDVVSAPLATPLVAGMTIEVTTVETVDEHVSETAPHTTVEEEDDTLPRGERRVVTEGVDGVTATTYRVTVTGGEETGREVIARAVVSERVDEVVHVGTADPQPVAPAAPETSAGTPGPVVSGDPKAIAADMVAARGWGSDQFSCLDTLWERESNWNPLAENPSSGAYGIPQSLPGSKMASVGSDWRTNPATQITWGLNYIAGRYGTPCAALGHSNSVGWY; translated from the coding sequence GTGCACGACGCCCTCCACCGTGGCCGTCACCGTGAGGTGACCGCGGCCCCCAAGCGACTTCGCACCCTCGCCCGGCGCGGCCTCCACACCACGGTCATCGCCGTCATCGCCGGCGGGACCCTCGCGTTCGCCGACGCCGCGACGCCGACGGCGGCCGAGCTCGCCGCCAGCGCCTCCCTCACCCCGGCGGCCGCCGTCGCCGAGGGCGAGGCGATCGACCGCAGCGCTCTGGGTGCCTCGCGCTTCGAGGCCCGTTCTGCCCTCGGCGGCCTCGTCGCCGTCGACCTCGTCGTCGACGGCGAGGTGCGCGAGCTCACCTCCCAGGCGGCCACCGTCGCCGACCTCCTCGCCGAGGCGGGCGTCGTCGTCGACCAGGACGACGTCGTGTCGGCCCCGCTCGCCACGCCCCTCGTCGCCGGCATGACCATCGAGGTCACCACGGTCGAGACCGTGGACGAGCACGTGAGCGAGACCGCCCCGCACACCACCGTCGAGGAGGAGGACGACACCCTCCCCCGAGGCGAGCGCCGCGTCGTCACCGAGGGTGTCGACGGCGTCACCGCCACGACCTACCGCGTCACCGTCACCGGCGGTGAGGAGACCGGCCGCGAGGTCATCGCCCGCGCCGTCGTGAGCGAGCGGGTCGACGAGGTCGTGCACGTCGGCACGGCCGATCCGCAGCCCGTGGCCCCCGCCGCCCCGGAGACCTCCGCAGGCACGCCGGGCCCGGTCGTCAGCGGTGACCCCAAGGCGATCGCGGCCGACATGGTCGCCGCGCGCGGCTGGGGCAGCGACCAGTTCAGCTGTCTCGACACCCTGTGGGAGCGCGAGTCCAACTGGAACCCGCTCGCCGAGAACCCGAGCTCCGGCGCCTACGGCATCCCGCAGTCGCTGCCCGGCTCGAAGATGGCCTCGGTCGGCTCCGACTGGCGCACCAACCCCGCCACCCAGATCACCTGGGGCCTGAACTACATCGCGGGCCGCTACGGGACGCCCTGCGCCGCCCTCGGCCACAGCAACTCCGTCGGCTGGTACTGA
- a CDS encoding universal stress protein, with amino-acid sequence MADDDISQSASWTPMAGIRTVAEVDGGVLVGDDGSPCAARAIEYAAAEAARRGAELHVVRAWSIPTGVRPEDAPFGTTPSITEMQEATRAETQRRAEAAAAAHPGLQIHAHTAFTRPDHALLAAAKGADVLVVGSKGRSRLSNMLIGSTATTAVRDATIPVVVVR; translated from the coding sequence ATGGCCGACGACGACATCTCCCAGAGCGCCAGCTGGACCCCGATGGCCGGGATCCGGACCGTGGCGGAGGTCGACGGCGGGGTCCTGGTCGGGGACGACGGCTCGCCGTGTGCGGCGCGTGCGATCGAGTACGCGGCCGCGGAGGCGGCGCGCCGGGGTGCGGAGCTCCACGTCGTGCGGGCGTGGTCGATCCCCACGGGCGTACGCCCCGAGGACGCCCCGTTCGGCACGACGCCCTCGATCACCGAGATGCAGGAGGCGACCCGCGCCGAGACGCAGCGGCGTGCCGAGGCGGCCGCCGCTGCCCACCCCGGACTGCAGATCCACGCGCACACCGCCTTCACCCGCCCCGACCACGCGCTGCTCGCCGCCGCCAAGGGCGCCGACGTGCTGGTCGTCGGCTCCAAGGGACGCTCTCGGCTGAGCAACATGCTCATCGGCTCGACGGCCACGACCGCCGTCCGCGACGCGACGATCCCCGTCGTCGTCGTGCGCTGA
- a CDS encoding resuscitation-promoting factor — MASNDAVLPPSTPDADQPRRRHRRRALVATLAAAAIATGGGIAAAAAHKSVQLDVDGVERTVSTFAGSVAGLLDEQDVAVGERDAVGPDPDAPLEDGDLVVVRSARQIRVDVDGEQRAMWTTADTTAEAIQSFGEGGREITVAASRSRDGSRQALDMPLVDGEPVDVVVDGQTIRVTPEGEAHVDDVLDLAGTSLGKLDDVVVGTGDDDIVQVTVTRGQHSMRTHVEPVPYETTEQEDDSLYVGERRVVQEGAEGLRVRAALHVKTGDQESAGEASEFVTVTEPVAEIVAVGTKERPAPQPAAPAAPAPSASGSSSGSSSGGSATPSAPSGAVSGDVWAALAQCESGGNPTVVSSNGLYHGLYQFSVATWQSVGGTGLPSQASPAEQTQRAQMLQARSGWGQWPHCSAKLGLR, encoded by the coding sequence GTGGCATCGAACGACGCCGTCCTCCCTCCCTCCACCCCTGACGCTGACCAGCCCCGCCGGCGGCACCGGCGCCGCGCCCTCGTCGCGACGCTCGCCGCCGCCGCCATCGCCACCGGCGGTGGGATCGCCGCCGCCGCGGCCCACAAGTCCGTCCAGCTCGACGTCGACGGCGTCGAGCGCACCGTCTCCACCTTCGCCGGCTCCGTCGCCGGCCTGCTCGACGAGCAGGACGTCGCCGTCGGGGAGCGCGACGCCGTCGGCCCCGACCCCGACGCCCCCCTCGAGGACGGCGACCTCGTCGTCGTCCGTAGCGCGCGCCAGATCCGCGTCGACGTCGACGGCGAGCAGCGGGCGATGTGGACCACCGCCGACACCACCGCTGAGGCGATCCAGTCCTTCGGGGAGGGCGGCCGCGAGATCACCGTCGCCGCCTCCCGCTCCCGTGACGGCAGCCGGCAGGCGCTGGACATGCCCCTCGTCGACGGCGAGCCGGTCGACGTCGTCGTGGACGGACAGACCATCCGCGTCACCCCCGAGGGCGAGGCCCACGTCGACGACGTCCTCGACCTCGCCGGCACGTCCCTCGGCAAGCTCGACGACGTCGTCGTCGGCACCGGGGACGACGACATCGTCCAGGTGACCGTCACCCGCGGGCAGCACAGCATGCGCACCCACGTCGAGCCCGTCCCGTACGAGACGACCGAGCAGGAGGACGACTCGCTGTACGTCGGCGAGCGTCGCGTCGTCCAGGAGGGCGCCGAGGGCCTGCGCGTGCGCGCCGCCCTCCACGTCAAGACGGGTGACCAGGAGTCCGCGGGCGAGGCGAGCGAGTTCGTCACGGTGACCGAGCCGGTCGCCGAGATCGTCGCCGTCGGCACGAAGGAGCGGCCCGCTCCCCAGCCCGCCGCGCCCGCCGCCCCCGCCCCGAGCGCGAGCGGCTCCTCCTCCGGCTCCTCCAGCGGCGGCTCCGCGACCCCGAGCGCCCCTTCCGGCGCGGTGTCCGGTGACGTCTGGGCGGCGCTCGCCCAGTGCGAGTCCGGCGGCAACCCGACGGTCGTCAGCTCCAACGGGCTCTACCACGGGCTCTACCAGTTCTCCGTGGCCACCTGGCAGTCCGTCGGCGGCACCGGCCTGCCGTCCCAGGCCTCCCCGGCCGAGCAGACCCAGCGCGCCCAGATGCTCCAGGCCCGCTCCGGCTGGGGCCAGTGGCCCCACTGTTCCGCCAAGCTCGGCCTGCGCTGA
- a CDS encoding isochorismatase family protein gives MSESRALVVVDVQPTFCEGGALPVAGGNAVAHAIAEYTASHRDRYALVVTTQDWHIEPGRHFATPPEEPDFVDTWPPHGVAGTAEAELHPALADLAPDASVRKGQYAAAYSGFEGTDDEGRTLAELLEGVDAVDVVGLAESHCVKETALDAVRAGMSVRVLSDLTAPVTPEQGETARAQLRSAGVEIATSR, from the coding sequence ATGAGTGAGAGCCGCGCCCTCGTCGTCGTCGACGTGCAGCCGACGTTCTGTGAGGGCGGTGCCCTGCCCGTCGCCGGCGGCAACGCCGTCGCCCACGCGATCGCCGAGTACACCGCCTCGCACCGTGACCGCTACGCGCTCGTCGTCACCACCCAGGACTGGCACATCGAGCCGGGGCGCCACTTCGCCACCCCGCCCGAGGAGCCGGACTTCGTCGACACGTGGCCGCCGCACGGGGTCGCGGGCACCGCAGAGGCCGAGCTGCACCCGGCGCTCGCGGACCTCGCCCCCGACGCCTCGGTCCGCAAGGGCCAGTACGCCGCCGCGTACTCCGGCTTCGAGGGCACCGACGACGAGGGGCGCACCCTCGCCGAGCTGCTCGAGGGGGTCGACGCCGTCGACGTCGTCGGGCTCGCGGAGTCCCACTGCGTCAAGGAGACCGCGCTCGACGCGGTGCGCGCCGGAATGAGCGTCCGGGTGCTCAGCGACCTCACCGCCCCGGTGACCCCGGAGCAGGGGGAGACCGCCCGTGCGCAGCTGCGCTCGGCGGGCGTGGAGATCGCCACCTCACGCTGA
- the rsmI gene encoding 16S rRNA (cytidine(1402)-2'-O)-methyltransferase, whose amino-acid sequence MDELAEHAQDPADGEESAAAGRSPWRGEGGQIVLAATPIGDAGDAPARLLRALAEADVVAAEDTRRLLALARRLGVWVEGELVSFHEHNEQERAPVLVAHAREGRRVLVVSDAGMPSVSDPGYRLVGVAVAGGVPVSVLPGPSAVLTALAVSGLATDRFCFEGFAPRRPGDRERTFAGLADEQRTMVFFDSPHRVGDTLAAMAHAFGEDRRAAVCRELTKTYEEIRRGPLSELAEWARDGVRGEVTLVVAGAEPRAARTEDHVAEVVARAEAGERLKDAAAAVAAATGLSKRELYQAALAARG is encoded by the coding sequence ATGGACGAGCTGGCGGAGCACGCGCAGGATCCGGCCGACGGCGAGGAGTCCGCCGCTGCCGGGCGGTCGCCCTGGCGCGGTGAGGGCGGCCAGATCGTCCTCGCCGCCACCCCCATCGGCGACGCCGGGGACGCCCCCGCCCGGCTGCTGCGCGCACTCGCCGAGGCCGACGTCGTCGCCGCGGAGGACACCCGCCGGCTGCTCGCGCTCGCCCGCCGCCTCGGCGTCTGGGTGGAGGGGGAGCTGGTGAGCTTCCACGAGCACAACGAGCAGGAGCGGGCGCCCGTGCTCGTCGCCCACGCCCGCGAGGGTCGGCGGGTGCTCGTCGTCTCCGACGCCGGCATGCCCTCGGTCTCCGACCCCGGGTACCGGCTCGTGGGCGTCGCCGTCGCGGGCGGGGTGCCGGTGAGCGTGCTGCCCGGACCGAGCGCCGTGCTCACCGCCCTCGCCGTCTCCGGCCTGGCCACCGACAGGTTCTGCTTCGAGGGGTTCGCCCCGCGCCGCCCCGGTGACCGGGAGCGGACCTTCGCCGGCCTCGCCGACGAGCAGCGCACGATGGTCTTCTTCGACTCCCCGCACCGCGTGGGCGACACCCTCGCGGCCATGGCCCACGCGTTCGGCGAGGACCGCCGGGCCGCCGTCTGCCGCGAGCTCACCAAGACCTACGAGGAGATCCGCCGCGGACCGCTCTCCGAGCTCGCCGAGTGGGCGCGGGACGGGGTGCGCGGTGAGGTGACGCTCGTCGTCGCGGGCGCCGAGCCGCGCGCGGCCCGCACCGAGGACCACGTGGCGGAGGTCGTCGCCCGCGCCGAGGCCGGTGAACGGCTCAAGGACGCCGCCGCCGCCGTGGCCGCCGCGACCGGCCTGAGCAAGCGCGAGCTCTACCAGGCCGCGCTCGCCGCCCGGGGCTGA
- a CDS encoding TatD family hydrolase, with amino-acid sequence MSRRERGWPPVPEALPVAVVDNHTHFPVGADDDPGVREGSDPLTMAEQLERAAAVGVDRMVQVGCDLDTLAPSVALAEEHPEIVAALAIHPNEAPLHAGVLEVAPDGLDPALAPRHETSLADAVARVAELARHERVRAIGETGLDYFRGGERAREVQRAAFREHVAIAKELGLALQIHDRDAHEDVVALLLADGAPERTVFHCFSGDVGLARACAEHGWYVSVAGPVTFKANDDLRAAVREVPRELLLVETDAPYLTPAPHRGRPNAPYLLPLTVRRLAEETGVPLADLCHSLTANTEAVYGTW; translated from the coding sequence GTGAGCCGCCGCGAGCGCGGCTGGCCGCCGGTCCCGGAGGCACTGCCCGTCGCCGTCGTCGACAACCACACCCACTTCCCGGTGGGCGCCGACGACGACCCGGGCGTGCGCGAGGGCAGCGACCCGCTCACCATGGCCGAGCAGCTCGAGCGCGCGGCCGCGGTGGGCGTGGACCGGATGGTCCAGGTCGGCTGCGACCTCGACACCCTCGCCCCGAGCGTCGCGCTCGCCGAGGAGCACCCCGAGATCGTCGCCGCGCTCGCCATCCACCCCAACGAGGCGCCGCTGCACGCCGGGGTGCTGGAGGTCGCGCCGGACGGGCTCGACCCCGCCCTCGCCCCGCGGCACGAGACGTCGCTGGCCGACGCGGTCGCCCGCGTCGCCGAGCTCGCCCGCCACGAGCGGGTGAGGGCGATCGGGGAGACCGGGCTGGACTACTTCCGGGGCGGGGAACGCGCCCGGGAGGTGCAGCGTGCGGCCTTCCGCGAGCACGTCGCGATCGCCAAGGAGCTGGGCCTGGCGCTGCAGATCCACGACCGCGACGCCCACGAGGACGTCGTCGCCCTCCTCCTCGCCGACGGCGCCCCCGAGCGCACCGTCTTCCACTGCTTCTCCGGGGACGTCGGGCTGGCCCGCGCCTGCGCCGAGCACGGCTGGTACGTCTCGGTGGCCGGACCGGTGACCTTCAAGGCGAACGACGACCTGCGCGCCGCCGTCCGGGAGGTGCCCCGCGAGCTCCTCCTCGTCGAGACCGACGCCCCGTACCTCACCCCGGCGCCCCACCGCGGACGGCCCAACGCGCCCTACCTGCTGCCGCTCACCGTGCGGCGGCTGGCGGAGGAGACGGGCGTCCCGCTGGCCGATCTGTGCCACTCGCTGACCGCGAACACCGAGGCCGTGTACGGCACCTGGTGA
- a CDS encoding 4-(cytidine 5'-diphospho)-2-C-methyl-D-erythritol kinase: MSTGPEVRVRAPGKINLALRVGPPDGDGYHPLATVFQAVSLHEDVIAAPALDLRLTVEGPDADRVPLDDSNLALRAARLLQERTGITAGAHLHIVKQVPVAGGMGGGSADAAAALLACDQLWGAGLDRTELVALARELGADVPFALTGLTAVGSGRGDVLTSAMVSGTYHWVLAVQDVGLSTPEVFAAFDDDGGRAAPAPHLDDALLAALRAGDPHEVARHLVNDLEGPALDLRPELRDVLAAADRAGALAAVLSGSGPTVAALAVDERHARSVAAVVREAEVARDVLVVSGPAPGARVLEHVSGG; this comes from the coding sequence GTGAGCACCGGCCCCGAGGTCCGGGTCCGGGCCCCCGGCAAGATCAACCTCGCGCTGCGCGTCGGGCCGCCCGACGGGGACGGCTACCACCCGCTCGCGACGGTCTTCCAGGCCGTCTCCCTCCACGAGGACGTCATCGCCGCCCCGGCCCTCGACCTGCGCCTCACCGTCGAGGGCCCCGACGCCGACCGCGTCCCCCTCGACGACTCCAACCTCGCCCTGCGGGCCGCGCGCCTCCTCCAGGAGCGCACCGGCATCACCGCCGGCGCCCACCTCCACATCGTCAAGCAGGTGCCCGTCGCCGGCGGCATGGGCGGCGGGTCCGCCGACGCCGCCGCCGCCCTCCTCGCGTGCGACCAGCTGTGGGGTGCGGGCCTGGACCGCACCGAGCTCGTCGCGCTCGCCCGCGAGCTGGGCGCCGACGTCCCCTTCGCGCTCACCGGGCTCACCGCCGTCGGCAGCGGCCGCGGCGACGTCCTCACCTCCGCGATGGTCAGCGGCACCTACCACTGGGTGCTTGCCGTCCAGGACGTCGGCCTGTCCACCCCCGAGGTCTTCGCGGCCTTCGACGACGACGGCGGGCGCGCCGCCCCCGCCCCGCACCTCGACGACGCGCTGCTCGCCGCCCTGCGCGCGGGCGACCCGCACGAGGTCGCCCGGCACCTCGTCAACGACCTCGAGGGCCCGGCCCTCGACCTGCGCCCCGAGCTCCGGGACGTCCTCGCCGCCGCGGACCGTGCCGGTGCCCTCGCCGCGGTCCTCTCCGGCTCCGGCCCGACCGTCGCCGCCCTCGCCGTCGACGAGCGGCACGCCCGCTCGGTCGCCGCCGTCGTGCGGGAGGCCGAGGTGGCCCGCGACGTCCTCGTCGTCAGCGGCCCGGCCCCCGGTGCCCGCGTCCTCGAGCACGTGTCGGGCGGCTGA
- the rsmA gene encoding 16S rRNA (adenine(1518)-N(6)/adenine(1519)-N(6))-dimethyltransferase RsmA translates to MSHDPAPATADPLLGPADVRALAGALGIRPTKTLGQNFVVDPGTVRKIVRTAGIEAGDVVVEVGPGLGSLTLALLETGARVVAIEIDPVLADALPRTVAARMPEAADRLVVVTSDAMDVTELPAFPGEEEPAEPGALVANLPYNVAVPVLLTLLERLPSLRHGLVMVQAEVADRLAAPPGSRTYGVPSAKAAWYAAAQRSATIGRTVFWPVPNVDSALVRLERREPPTTTASRAEVFAVVDAAFSQRRKTLRSALATWAGSPAAAGEAVTAAGLDPTLRGERLGIAEFARIAEQRPVTR, encoded by the coding sequence GTGAGCCACGACCCCGCCCCTGCCACCGCAGACCCCCTCCTGGGCCCCGCCGACGTGCGGGCCCTGGCCGGTGCCCTCGGGATCCGGCCGACGAAGACCCTCGGCCAGAACTTCGTCGTCGACCCGGGCACGGTCCGCAAGATCGTGCGCACCGCGGGGATCGAGGCGGGCGACGTCGTCGTCGAGGTCGGCCCGGGCCTCGGCTCCCTCACGCTCGCGCTGCTGGAGACAGGGGCGCGCGTCGTCGCGATCGAGATCGACCCCGTGCTCGCCGACGCGCTGCCCCGCACCGTGGCGGCCCGCATGCCCGAGGCCGCTGACCGGCTCGTCGTCGTCACCTCCGACGCGATGGACGTCACCGAGCTGCCTGCCTTCCCCGGCGAGGAGGAGCCCGCCGAGCCCGGCGCGCTCGTCGCCAACCTGCCCTACAACGTCGCGGTGCCCGTGCTCCTCACGCTGCTCGAGCGGCTGCCCAGCCTGCGCCACGGCCTCGTCATGGTGCAGGCCGAGGTCGCCGACCGGCTCGCCGCCCCGCCCGGGTCGCGCACCTACGGCGTCCCCTCCGCCAAGGCGGCCTGGTACGCCGCCGCGCAGCGCTCGGCCACCATCGGACGGACGGTCTTCTGGCCCGTCCCCAACGTCGACTCCGCGCTCGTGCGCCTCGAGCGGCGCGAGCCCCCCACCACCACCGCGAGCCGCGCGGAGGTCTTCGCAGTCGTCGACGCCGCGTTCAGCCAGCGTCGCAAGACCCTGCGCTCCGCCCTGGCCACGTGGGCCGGGTCCCCCGCGGCGGCCGGTGAGGCAGTCACCGCCGCCGGGCTGGACCCGACGCTGCGCGGCGAGCGGCTCGGCATCGCCGAGTTCGCCCGCATCGCCGAGCAGCGCCCGGTGACGCGGTGA
- the metG gene encoding methionine--tRNA ligase: protein MTSILSAVAWPYASGPRHIGHVAGFGVPSDVFSRFMRMAGHDVLMVSGTDEHGTPILVAADAAGVSARELADRNNRLIVEDLAALGLSYDLFTRTTTRNHYAVVQEMFQVVHENGYMVERTTKGAISPSTGRTLPDRYIEGTCPICKYPGARGDQCDNCGNQLDPTDLIDPRSRINGETPEFIETRHFFLDLPALAEALGKWLDGREASGTWRPNVIRFSKNILADIKPRAMTRDIDWGIPVPLDGWRDQPTKRLYVWFDAVIGYLSASIEWARRSGDPDAWRRWWNDPEALSYYFMGKDNIVFHSQIWPAEMLAYNGEGEYGGKPGEYGTLNLPTEVVSSEFLTMEGKKFSSSRGVVIYVRDVLERYQADALRYFICVAGPENQDSDFTWAEFVRRTNGELVAGWGNLVNRTASMIHKNIGEIPPAGELIEPDLELQATIAEGFDTVGALIARHRQRAAIQEAMRLVGEANKYITDMEPYKLKDESQHARRATILHVAAQAVSDLNVMLSPFLPHSANVIDAIIGGSGDVAPLPRIEEVEDLDGGPGYPVITGDYSGVPEWGPRPVRVGAPIAKPVPVFTKLDDSVVTEELARLGVEPEGGDTE from the coding sequence ATGACCAGCATCCTCTCGGCGGTGGCCTGGCCCTACGCCAGCGGCCCGCGGCACATCGGACACGTGGCCGGCTTCGGCGTTCCCTCCGACGTCTTCAGCCGGTTCATGCGCATGGCCGGCCACGACGTCCTCATGGTGTCGGGCACCGACGAGCACGGCACCCCGATCCTCGTCGCCGCCGACGCCGCGGGGGTCAGCGCCCGCGAGCTCGCCGACCGCAACAACCGCCTCATCGTCGAGGACCTCGCCGCCCTCGGGCTGTCCTACGACCTGTTCACCCGCACGACGACGCGCAACCACTACGCCGTCGTCCAGGAGATGTTCCAGGTCGTCCACGAGAACGGCTACATGGTCGAGCGGACCACCAAGGGCGCGATCTCCCCGTCCACCGGGCGCACCCTGCCCGACCGGTACATCGAGGGCACCTGCCCGATCTGCAAGTACCCCGGCGCGCGCGGGGACCAGTGCGACAACTGCGGCAACCAGCTCGACCCGACCGACCTCATCGACCCGCGCTCGCGGATCAACGGCGAGACCCCGGAGTTCATCGAGACCCGGCACTTCTTCCTCGACCTCCCGGCGCTCGCCGAGGCGCTGGGGAAGTGGCTCGACGGGCGCGAGGCCTCGGGCACGTGGCGGCCCAACGTCATCCGCTTCTCCAAGAACATCCTCGCCGACATCAAGCCGCGTGCGATGACGCGCGACATCGACTGGGGCATCCCGGTGCCGCTCGACGGGTGGCGCGACCAGCCGACCAAGCGGCTGTACGTGTGGTTCGACGCCGTCATCGGCTACCTGTCGGCCTCCATCGAGTGGGCCCGGCGCAGCGGCGACCCGGACGCGTGGCGGCGCTGGTGGAACGACCCCGAGGCGCTGTCCTACTACTTCATGGGCAAGGACAACATCGTCTTCCACTCCCAGATCTGGCCGGCCGAGATGCTCGCCTACAACGGCGAGGGCGAGTACGGCGGGAAGCCCGGGGAGTACGGCACGCTCAACCTGCCCACCGAGGTCGTCTCGAGTGAGTTCCTCACCATGGAGGGCAAGAAGTTCTCCTCCTCCCGCGGCGTCGTCATCTACGTCCGTGACGTCCTCGAGCGCTACCAGGCCGACGCGCTGCGCTACTTCATCTGCGTGGCCGGCCCGGAGAACCAGGACAGCGACTTCACCTGGGCCGAGTTCGTCCGCCGCACCAACGGCGAGCTCGTCGCCGGGTGGGGCAACCTCGTCAACCGCACAGCCTCGATGATCCACAAGAACATCGGGGAGATCCCGCCCGCCGGGGAGCTCATCGAGCCCGACCTCGAGCTGCAGGCGACGATCGCCGAGGGCTTCGACACCGTCGGGGCGCTCATCGCCCGCCACCGCCAGCGCGCGGCGATCCAGGAGGCCATGCGGCTCGTGGGCGAGGCGAACAAGTACATCACCGACATGGAGCCCTACAAGCTCAAGGACGAGTCGCAGCACGCGCGCCGCGCGACGATCCTCCACGTCGCCGCCCAGGCGGTGAGCGACCTCAACGTCATGCTCAGCCCGTTCCTGCCGCACAGCGCGAACGTCATCGACGCGATCATCGGCGGCAGCGGGGACGTCGCCCCGCTCCCGCGGATCGAGGAGGTCGAGGACCTCGACGGCGGCCCGGGCTACCCGGTCATCACCGGCGACTACAGCGGCGTGCCGGAGTGGGGACCGCGGCCCGTGCGGGTCGGCGCCCCCATCGCCAAGCCGGTCCCGGTCTTCACCAAGCTCGACGACTCGGTCGTCACCGAGGAGCTCGCGCGCCTCGGCGTCGAGCCCGAGGGCGGCGACACGGAGTGA